The following proteins come from a genomic window of Flavobacterium eburneipallidum:
- a CDS encoding TolC family protein: protein MKKINCIPLVIILLFGLSIQAQTKKWTLEECVKYAIDNNISIKQTELDTQTAAIDKKGAIGNFIPSVNSNASHSWNVGLNQDPTTGLLRNQTTQYSSFGAGVGIDIYKGLQNQNTLRRANLSILAAKYQLTKMQEDIALNVANAFLQVLFNKENLKVQQQQKDIDQKQLARSEELVKAGSVPRGDLLDIKATVASDGQKVVAAENALLISKLALAQLLQLKDFYDFDVADETTVQDENNILAQTPVSIYEKAKEQRTELKIAKTNLEIAQKNVAIAKGAFQPTLQGFYNINTRISYADSYDFLTGTSQPAAPFGQQFTDNRGQAFGAQLSIPIFNGWSVKNNVERSKVSLEKSKIAVEQEELTLERNVYTAFTDAKGGLNAYESSLSALEARQEAYNYAKEKYAVGMMNSFDFNQAQTLLTNAQSEVLRTKYDYIFKIKILEFYFGIPIIKN from the coding sequence ATGAAGAAAATTAATTGTATTCCACTGGTTATTATCCTGCTGTTTGGCTTGTCGATTCAGGCGCAAACCAAAAAATGGACGTTAGAAGAATGCGTGAAATACGCCATTGATAACAATATCTCGATCAAACAAACCGAATTAGATACTCAAACAGCTGCTATTGACAAAAAAGGAGCGATTGGAAATTTTATTCCTTCGGTAAATTCGAATGCTTCTCACTCTTGGAATGTTGGTTTGAATCAAGATCCAACTACGGGACTTTTGCGAAATCAAACGACTCAATATTCTTCTTTTGGAGCAGGTGTTGGAATTGATATTTACAAAGGTTTACAGAATCAAAATACACTTCGAAGAGCCAATCTTTCGATTCTTGCTGCCAAATATCAATTGACCAAAATGCAGGAAGATATTGCATTGAATGTAGCCAATGCTTTTTTACAAGTGCTTTTTAATAAAGAAAACCTGAAAGTACAACAACAACAAAAAGATATTGACCAAAAACAATTGGCGCGTTCAGAAGAATTAGTCAAAGCAGGTTCGGTACCAAGAGGCGATTTGTTAGACATCAAAGCGACTGTAGCCTCTGATGGACAAAAAGTCGTTGCTGCCGAAAATGCGTTGTTAATATCTAAATTAGCATTAGCTCAATTACTACAGCTCAAGGATTTTTATGATTTTGATGTAGCCGATGAAACCACCGTTCAAGACGAAAATAATATTCTGGCTCAAACTCCAGTTAGTATTTATGAAAAAGCCAAAGAGCAAAGAACAGAATTAAAAATCGCTAAAACTAATTTAGAAATTGCTCAAAAAAATGTAGCCATTGCTAAAGGCGCTTTTCAGCCAACGTTACAAGGTTTTTATAATATTAACACGAGAATTTCGTATGCAGATAGTTATGATTTTCTTACAGGAACATCTCAACCTGCTGCGCCTTTTGGACAACAATTTACCGATAATAGAGGGCAAGCTTTTGGTGCACAATTATCGATTCCAATTTTTAACGGTTGGTCAGTCAAAAATAATGTGGAGCGTTCTAAAGTCAGTTTAGAAAAATCTAAAATCGCTGTAGAACAAGAAGAATTAACGTTGGAAAGAAATGTTTATACTGCTTTTACCGATGCAAAAGGAGGTTTGAATGCCTATGAATCTTCGCTTTCTGCATTAGAAGCTAGACAAGAAGCGTATAATTATGCCAAAGAAAAATATGCAGTAGGAATGATGAATTCTTTCGATTTCAATCAGGCGCAAACATTGCTTACTAACGCTCAATCCGAAGTTTTGAGAACCAAATACGATTACATCTTTAAAATAAAAATACTCGAATTCTATTTTGGAATTCCAATCATAAAAAACTAA
- a CDS encoding efflux RND transporter periplasmic adaptor subunit, which yields MSKKTIYILVGAAIAIIGLLIVLSKTGVIGDKDKGKSVEIANVNATTIVETVSATGKIQPEIEVKISSEVSGEIIALNVKEGQVVKKGDLLVKINPDLYTSGYNRTLSNLSGTKAGLSQADASFKEAKANYERNKTLFEKGIISKSDWDKAISSFEVAKANKQSAYFSVQSASATVNEAKDNLGRTTIYAPADGTISVLNVELGERVLGTQQMAGTELLRVANLNNMEVEVDVNENDIVKIKVGDEANVEVDAYLKKQFKGTVTSISNSASSTLTADQVTNFKVKVRILKESYQDLLEGKPATYSPFRPGMTATVDIITKTKSNVLAVPISSVVVKSDTTAVKDFKVEDKEEKNKAPAPKSDKKLECVFVKVGDKAKIRIIKTGIQDDTNIEVLSGLKKGDVVITGPYTTVSKELNSGDKVTLEKEEKK from the coding sequence ATGTCTAAAAAAACTATTTATATATTAGTAGGTGCTGCGATTGCCATTATAGGATTATTGATTGTACTTTCAAAAACAGGAGTTATTGGCGATAAAGACAAAGGGAAATCAGTAGAAATTGCCAATGTCAATGCCACAACAATTGTTGAAACCGTTTCGGCAACCGGAAAAATCCAACCCGAAATTGAAGTGAAAATTTCTTCGGAAGTTTCAGGCGAAATTATTGCCTTGAATGTCAAAGAAGGACAAGTAGTCAAAAAAGGCGATTTGTTGGTTAAGATAAACCCTGATTTATATACTTCGGGTTACAATCGTACACTTTCTAATTTATCAGGAACCAAAGCAGGTTTGAGTCAAGCCGATGCTTCGTTTAAAGAGGCTAAAGCCAATTATGAAAGAAACAAAACCTTATTCGAAAAAGGAATTATTTCTAAATCGGATTGGGATAAAGCAATTTCTTCATTTGAAGTGGCAAAAGCCAATAAACAATCCGCTTATTTCAGTGTGCAAAGTGCTTCAGCAACGGTTAATGAAGCCAAAGACAATTTGGGTCGAACCACTATTTATGCACCAGCCGATGGAACGATTTCAGTACTGAATGTTGAATTGGGTGAAAGAGTTTTAGGAACGCAACAAATGGCAGGAACCGAATTACTTCGCGTAGCCAATTTGAACAACATGGAAGTTGAAGTAGATGTAAACGAAAATGACATTGTAAAAATAAAAGTAGGCGACGAAGCCAATGTGGAAGTGGATGCTTATTTGAAAAAACAATTCAAAGGAACGGTAACGAGTATTTCCAACTCGGCTAGTTCTACTTTGACAGCGGATCAAGTGACTAATTTTAAAGTAAAAGTTAGAATTCTGAAAGAATCCTACCAAGATTTATTGGAAGGAAAACCAGCCACTTATTCGCCATTCAGACCTGGAATGACTGCAACCGTGGATATAATTACTAAAACCAAATCGAATGTTTTGGCAGTGCCAATAAGTTCGGTTGTAGTAAAATCGGACACTACAGCGGTTAAAGATTTTAAAGTGGAAGACAAAGAGGAAAAAAATAAAGCGCCTGCTCCAAAAAGTGATAAAAAACTAGAATGTGTGTTTGTGAAAGTAGGTGATAAAGCCAAAATCCGAATCATCAAAACTGGAATTCAAGACGACACTAATATTGAAGTACTTTCTGGACTCAAAAAAGGCGATGTCGTCATCACTGGCCCATACACAACTGTTTCAAAAGAATTGAATTCTGGAGATAAAGTCACTCTGGAAAAAGAAGAGAAGAAGTAG
- the tsaB gene encoding tRNA (adenosine(37)-N6)-threonylcarbamoyltransferase complex dimerization subunit type 1 TsaB — MSYILNIETATKNCSVALAKEGTTILCKEIAEEGYSHAERLHVFIEEIIKESGITFQEVVAIAVSQGPGSYTGLRIGVSAAKGLCYALGVPLIAVDTLQVLASQAKVSDGLIIPMLDARRMEVYSAIFSPTFETKRAVQAEIITENSFEDFQETLCFVGDCAEKCKTVLTKENHVFLEEIKYPSAKEMSLLSFKKYQKNETVDVAYFEPYYLKDFMMTVSKK; from the coding sequence TTGTCCTACATTTTAAACATCGAAACCGCGACCAAGAATTGTTCTGTTGCATTAGCAAAAGAAGGAACAACTATTTTATGCAAAGAAATTGCCGAAGAAGGCTATTCTCACGCAGAACGTTTGCACGTTTTTATAGAAGAAATTATCAAAGAATCGGGGATTACTTTTCAAGAAGTAGTAGCTATTGCCGTCAGTCAAGGGCCAGGTTCTTATACAGGATTACGCATAGGAGTTTCTGCGGCTAAAGGCTTGTGTTATGCTTTGGGCGTTCCGTTAATTGCGGTAGATACTTTACAGGTTTTAGCTTCGCAAGCCAAGGTTTCTGATGGATTGATAATTCCAATGCTAGACGCAAGACGAATGGAAGTCTATAGTGCTATTTTTTCGCCAACATTCGAAACTAAAAGAGCTGTTCAAGCGGAAATTATCACTGAAAACTCTTTCGAAGATTTCCAAGAAACCCTTTGTTTCGTAGGCGATTGTGCAGAAAAATGTAAAACAGTTCTAACAAAAGAAAACCATGTTTTTTTAGAAGAAATTAAATATCCATCAGCAAAAGAAATGAGTTTGTTGAGTTTCAAAAAATATCAAAAAAACGAAACAGTCGATGTTGCTTATTTTGAGCCTTATTATTTAAAGGATTTTATGATGACAGTTTCGAAGAAGTAA
- a CDS encoding DUF4377 domain-containing protein, whose translation MKKLILLLITIVISFSCSNEDENKLQTIDMRINHYQNTGVAVGPVLTLIVQEGNAIGTANWQRFYENIEGFNYVPGKIYNLSVSVEQIKNPPADGSSLKYKLLKINSIQEVSNETPFDIDLKKNGESFVTKKAGYQLLDQIEIDCNTLCNKLDAAIQNQNFVIGTFKRVSNTKIQLIDVK comes from the coding sequence ATGAAAAAACTAATTCTACTTTTAATTACTATTGTCATTTCATTCTCTTGTTCCAATGAAGATGAAAACAAATTACAAACTATTGACATGCGAATTAATCATTATCAAAACACAGGTGTAGCCGTAGGTCCTGTTTTGACTTTAATCGTTCAAGAAGGAAATGCTATTGGAACAGCTAATTGGCAGAGATTTTATGAAAATATCGAAGGTTTTAATTATGTTCCTGGAAAAATTTATAACCTTTCAGTAAGTGTAGAACAAATCAAAAATCCTCCTGCTGACGGTAGCTCATTGAAATATAAATTATTAAAAATTAATTCTATTCAAGAAGTAAGTAATGAAACTCCATTTGACATTGATTTAAAGAAAAATGGAGAAAGTTTTGTTACAAAAAAAGCAGGTTATCAATTACTAGATCAAATTGAAATTGATTGCAATACGCTATGCAACAAACTTGATGCTGCTATACAGAATCAAAATTTTGTAATTGGAACATTCAAAAGAGTTTCTAATACTAAAATACAGTTGATTGATGTAAAATAA
- a CDS encoding mechanosensitive ion channel family protein, whose translation MTLDPNYLTGYAGTIIKTFIDYSPKLISAFFILFVGLYTIRVINRLIRKIMVKRDLDPTLTKFLADILLWVLRVLLFVTIIDKLGIGTSSFVAILGAIGLAVGLSLQGSLSNFAGGMLIILFKPFKVGDTIEAQGVSGTVSEIQIFVTKLINSNNQTIFIPNGSLSNGTIINYSLEGIRRSDLTFSISYDTDIKKAKDLITEVLNKNPKVLKTPEAEVSVKLLTDSSIQLAVRPWATNADFGVVSSDTLEGCKLAFDAAGIAIQPYLKEENK comes from the coding sequence ATGACACTAGATCCTAACTATTTGACTGGTTATGCCGGTACTATCATCAAAACATTTATTGACTATTCACCAAAATTAATTTCAGCCTTTTTTATTCTTTTTGTTGGACTTTACACCATTCGTGTAATTAACAGATTGATTCGAAAAATCATGGTCAAAAGGGATTTAGATCCTACTCTGACCAAATTTTTAGCTGATATTTTACTTTGGGTTTTAAGAGTATTGTTATTTGTTACTATTATCGACAAATTAGGAATAGGAACCTCTTCTTTTGTTGCTATCCTTGGAGCCATTGGGCTTGCTGTAGGTTTGTCACTACAAGGATCGCTATCTAATTTTGCTGGCGGAATGTTGATTATTCTTTTCAAACCCTTCAAAGTAGGTGATACTATCGAAGCGCAGGGAGTTTCAGGAACCGTAAGCGAAATACAGATATTTGTAACGAAATTAATCAATAGTAACAATCAAACGATTTTTATTCCAAATGGTTCGTTGTCGAACGGAACGATTATCAATTACTCTTTAGAAGGAATCCGCAGATCCGATTTGACTTTTTCTATTTCTTATGACACGGATATCAAAAAGGCTAAAGACTTAATAACTGAAGTTTTAAACAAGAATCCAAAAGTTCTAAAAACACCTGAAGCCGAAGTTTCTGTAAAATTATTGACGGACAGTTCAATTCAATTAGCCGTTAGACCATGGGCAACCAATGCTGATTTTGGAGTAGTTTCGTCGGATACTTTAGAGGGTTGCAAATTAGCTTTTGACGCTGCAGGAATTGCCATTCAACCTTATTTGAAAGAGGAGAATAAGTAA
- a CDS encoding NifU family protein, producing MSKITIKETQNPTILKFELEDFITQNESFEFKNIDEAKNSPLAQKLFYLPFVKTVYISGNFIGIERFSIVEWEDVQDAVAEQIEKFIADGGIIITPSDEKTKKQPVTVYGETTPNPSALKFVVNKMLTKSPVEFKNIDETAASPLAQELFKFPYVKEIFIDENYISVTKYEINDWQEITLEVRTFIKQFIENGGTVLDESLIVAHTESEKSKNENFDNLDVTSQQIINILEEYVKPAVQADGGNIAFESYDENSKVVKVILQGACSGCPSSTFTLKSGIENMLKSMLNDNAIQVEAANA from the coding sequence ATGTCAAAAATAACAATAAAAGAAACACAGAACCCTACTATTCTAAAGTTTGAATTAGAAGATTTTATTACCCAAAACGAAAGTTTTGAATTCAAAAACATTGATGAAGCCAAGAATTCTCCGTTGGCTCAAAAATTATTTTATTTACCTTTTGTAAAAACGGTTTACATTTCTGGAAATTTCATCGGAATCGAAAGATTTAGTATCGTGGAATGGGAAGACGTTCAGGATGCTGTAGCGGAACAAATCGAAAAATTTATAGCCGATGGTGGAATTATCATCACTCCATCTGACGAAAAAACAAAAAAACAGCCAGTAACGGTTTATGGCGAAACGACTCCAAATCCATCAGCCTTGAAATTTGTAGTCAATAAAATGCTGACCAAAAGCCCTGTCGAATTTAAAAATATCGATGAGACTGCTGCTTCTCCTTTGGCACAAGAATTATTCAAATTCCCTTATGTAAAAGAAATATTTATTGACGAAAATTATATTTCGGTGACTAAATATGAAATCAACGACTGGCAAGAAATTACATTAGAAGTGCGAACTTTTATCAAACAATTTATCGAAAATGGCGGAACTGTTCTCGACGAAAGTTTGATTGTAGCACATACTGAATCTGAAAAAAGCAAAAACGAAAACTTCGACAATCTGGATGTGACTTCACAACAAATCATCAACATACTCGAAGAATATGTAAAACCAGCTGTTCAAGCCGATGGTGGAAACATTGCTTTTGAATCGTATGATGAAAATTCGAAAGTGGTAAAAGTAATTCTTCAAGGTGCTTGTAGTGGTTGTCCATCTTCTACGTTTACTTTGAAAAGTGGTATCGAAAATATGCTCAAAAGCATGTTGAATGACAATGCCATTCAAGTAGAAGCTGCAAACGCATAA
- a CDS encoding PorP/SprF family type IX secretion system membrane protein — protein sequence MYHKIKFIIVLLLVSQFSFSQEGIPVYSDYLSDNYYLIHPSMAGAANCDKIRVTARKQWFGQEDAPALQTASYNGRVGERSGAGIILFNDKNGYHSQKGMKLTYAHHLMFSRDEVDLNQLSFGVNAGFFQSQLDETAFLQSGDWDPIINGTIVQKDAYFNIDIGASYNFLDFYAHLTVKNVVETRREIYTEYESDNLRKVLLSGGYVFGDLDRILWEPSVLLQYTDKTKEKAIDLNIKAYKNLNFGKVWGALSYRRTGFSAQSLQYITPIIGVNIDKFMLAYTYSHLRGNVNFDTGGFHQITLGIDLFCKREKYDCNCPAIN from the coding sequence ATGTATCATAAAATTAAGTTTATCATAGTCCTTTTACTAGTTAGTCAGTTTTCTTTTTCGCAAGAGGGAATACCTGTTTATTCGGATTATTTATCGGATAATTATTACTTGATACATCCTTCGATGGCTGGTGCTGCAAATTGTGATAAAATCAGGGTTACTGCTCGCAAGCAATGGTTTGGGCAAGAAGATGCGCCTGCACTTCAAACGGCAAGCTACAATGGCAGAGTAGGGGAAAGATCAGGAGCTGGAATTATTCTTTTTAATGATAAAAACGGGTATCATTCGCAAAAAGGAATGAAGTTGACTTACGCACATCATTTGATGTTTTCTAGAGATGAGGTCGATTTGAACCAATTGTCTTTTGGAGTAAATGCTGGTTTTTTTCAAAGTCAATTGGATGAAACAGCTTTTTTGCAATCTGGCGATTGGGATCCTATTATCAATGGAACAATTGTTCAAAAAGATGCTTATTTTAATATAGATATTGGTGCATCTTATAACTTCTTGGATTTTTATGCCCATTTAACGGTTAAAAATGTGGTAGAAACGCGAAGAGAGATTTACACCGAATATGAGAGTGATAATTTAAGAAAGGTTTTGTTGAGTGGAGGTTATGTTTTTGGTGATTTAGACAGAATATTATGGGAGCCATCTGTACTGTTACAATATACAGATAAGACCAAAGAGAAAGCTATTGATCTTAATATAAAAGCCTATAAAAATCTAAATTTCGGAAAAGTTTGGGGTGCTTTATCGTATCGCCGAACTGGTTTTTCTGCTCAAAGTTTACAATACATTACGCCAATTATTGGAGTTAATATTGACAAGTTTATGTTGGCTTACACTTATTCTCATCTTAGGGGTAATGTCAATTTTGATACTGGTGGTTTTCATCAAATAACACTAGGAATTGATTTGTTTTGCAAACGAGAAAAATACGATTGTAATTGTCCAGCCATTAATTAA
- a CDS encoding gamma carbonic anhydrase family protein yields MLIKSLNGKTPSIPEDCYVAENATIIGDVSFGNSCSVWFNAVIRGDVNFIRIGNKVNIQDGAIIHCTYQKHPTIIGNNVSIGHNAMVHGCVIHDNVLIGMGAIVMDNCVVESNSIIAAGAVVTQNTVVEAGSIYAGVPAKKVKEISQSDFAGEIERIANNYVMYSGWYKTEE; encoded by the coding sequence ATGTTAATCAAATCATTAAACGGAAAAACGCCATCTATTCCTGAAGATTGCTATGTGGCTGAAAATGCAACTATTATTGGTGATGTTAGTTTCGGCAATTCTTGTAGTGTGTGGTTTAATGCTGTTATAAGAGGTGATGTCAATTTTATTCGTATTGGAAATAAAGTCAATATTCAAGACGGTGCGATTATTCATTGTACATATCAAAAGCATCCCACAATTATTGGAAATAATGTTTCTATAGGTCACAATGCCATGGTTCACGGCTGTGTGATTCATGACAATGTATTAATTGGAATGGGGGCTATTGTGATGGATAATTGTGTAGTCGAAAGTAATTCTATTATTGCAGCTGGTGCCGTTGTTACTCAAAACACGGTAGTCGAAGCAGGAAGTATTTATGCTGGTGTTCCTGCAAAGAAAGTAAAAGAAATTAGTCAATCTGATTTTGCTGGAGAAATTGAACGTATTGCTAATAACTATGTAATGTATTCAGGTTGGTATAAAACTGAAGAATGA
- the murI gene encoding glutamate racemase has translation MENNKPIGIFDSGIGGTSIWSAIHQLLPNEKTIYLADSKNAPYGQKSKAEIVALSMKNTDFLLEMDCKLIVVACNTATTNAILELRAKYDVPFIGIEPAIKPAATNSRTQTIGILATKGTLNSELFNKTAEKYQDIKIIEQIGHGLVQLIENGEIDSVEMKQLLYSYLVPMIDANIDYLVLGCSHYPYLIPQIKKILPEHIKIIDSGEAVARQTQKVLENVGFSSKRNGEPVFYTNSNSKVLSEILGNQYKVLEKDF, from the coding sequence ATGGAGAACAACAAACCTATCGGAATATTTGACTCGGGAATCGGAGGAACATCCATTTGGTCAGCCATTCATCAATTGCTTCCTAACGAAAAAACCATCTATTTGGCCGATAGTAAAAATGCACCTTATGGTCAAAAATCAAAAGCCGAAATTGTAGCTTTGAGCATGAAGAACACTGACTTCCTGCTTGAAATGGACTGTAAATTAATTGTTGTTGCCTGCAACACTGCTACAACCAATGCTATTCTGGAATTAAGAGCAAAATATGATGTTCCGTTTATAGGAATAGAACCCGCCATAAAACCAGCAGCAACAAATTCAAGAACACAGACCATAGGAATCTTGGCTACAAAAGGCACGCTTAACAGTGAACTTTTCAATAAAACCGCCGAGAAGTATCAAGACATAAAAATAATAGAACAAATCGGTCACGGATTAGTACAACTCATTGAAAATGGAGAAATTGATTCGGTGGAGATGAAACAGCTTTTGTATTCTTATCTCGTTCCTATGATTGATGCTAATATTGATTATCTTGTTTTGGGTTGCAGTCATTACCCCTATTTGATTCCTCAAATCAAAAAAATACTTCCAGAACACATCAAAATTATCGATTCAGGAGAAGCCGTGGCTAGACAAACTCAAAAGGTTTTAGAAAATGTAGGCTTTTCATCGAAAAGAAATGGAGAACCTGTATTTTACACCAATTCCAATTCTAAAGTACTTTCGGAAATTTTAGGCAATCAATACAAGGTTTTGGAAAAAGATTTCTAG
- a CDS encoding OmpH family outer membrane protein, with translation MKQIKTLLIAAILVLGASQTMNAQAKTAHVDVSEIMTKMPAMLDAQKQLEKLSATYDADYKKMAEEFQAKLKTYDADATKVTDAVNAERQKEVQDMQKRIQEFGQNAQKELQQKQEDITKPIYEKVRLSIQKVGKAKGFQYVLDGSTLLLADGPNLTADVKKDLGF, from the coding sequence ATGAAACAAATCAAAACTTTACTAATTGCTGCAATACTAGTTTTAGGAGCCAGCCAAACTATGAATGCACAAGCAAAAACAGCACATGTTGATGTAAGTGAAATTATGACAAAAATGCCTGCAATGCTGGATGCTCAAAAACAATTAGAAAAATTGAGCGCTACTTATGATGCAGATTATAAAAAAATGGCAGAAGAATTTCAAGCAAAATTAAAAACATACGATGCTGATGCTACAAAAGTAACTGATGCTGTAAATGCTGAACGTCAAAAAGAAGTGCAAGACATGCAAAAAAGAATCCAAGAATTTGGACAAAATGCACAAAAAGAATTGCAACAAAAACAAGAAGATATTACAAAACCAATCTACGAAAAAGTAAGACTTTCTATTCAAAAAGTAGGTAAAGCTAAAGGTTTTCAATATGTTCTTGACGGATCTACACTTTTGCTAGCTGATGGTCCTAACTTGACTGCAGATGTGAAAAAAGATTTAGGGTTCTAA
- a CDS encoding OmpH family outer membrane protein — protein MKKQFLILFLSLIGFSSIQAQTKGTKVGYIDMEYILQNVPDYTEAQNQLEQKAQKWKQEIEAKKNEINKLKEALKAEKALLTKGLIEERIAEITFLENENLEYQQKRFGPNGDLMTQKAGLTKPIQDQVFTAVQDIAEAKKYDFIFDKTSDLTMLFAAKRFDISDQIIRVLNRTEKREQLTKKQLKEEEEREAKEDALDENPGLAERQKALDAKKAARDKIIADRILVQEQRKQAAEERKLQIAADREAKKNGTVTTAKTAVTTDNSVQKEAAKTAAADARQKQLEERAAILEARKKAAEDNKKAQEEKRKQILADREAKKTGTVSESTVKEETKTEAKTTETVKDTTKTAAEEAKEKQAEARAKTLEERKKIIEDRKKALEERKQKVLEAREAAKKAAEEKVKTTK, from the coding sequence ATGAAAAAACAATTTTTAATTCTATTTTTATCCCTGATTGGATTTTCTTCGATTCAAGCACAAACTAAAGGCACAAAAGTGGGGTATATCGATATGGAATACATTTTACAAAACGTTCCAGATTATACCGAAGCTCAAAACCAATTAGAACAAAAAGCACAAAAATGGAAGCAAGAAATTGAAGCCAAAAAAAATGAAATCAATAAATTAAAAGAAGCCCTAAAAGCAGAGAAAGCCTTATTAACAAAAGGTCTTATAGAAGAAAGAATTGCCGAAATCACGTTCCTTGAAAATGAAAATTTAGAGTACCAACAAAAACGTTTTGGTCCTAATGGCGATTTGATGACTCAAAAAGCAGGTTTAACAAAACCAATACAAGACCAAGTTTTTACCGCTGTACAAGACATTGCCGAAGCCAAAAAATACGATTTCATATTTGACAAAACTTCCGATTTAACAATGCTATTTGCTGCCAAAAGATTTGATATTAGCGACCAAATTATTCGTGTTTTAAATAGAACCGAAAAAAGAGAACAACTCACTAAAAAACAGCTTAAAGAAGAAGAGGAAAGAGAAGCCAAAGAAGATGCACTGGATGAAAACCCAGGATTAGCAGAAAGACAAAAAGCATTAGATGCTAAAAAAGCAGCTAGAGACAAAATCATAGCCGATAGAATTCTAGTTCAAGAACAAAGAAAACAAGCTGCAGAAGAAAGAAAATTACAAATTGCTGCTGATAGAGAGGCCAAGAAAAACGGAACAGTTACCACAGCTAAAACAGCTGTAACAACAGACAATTCAGTTCAAAAAGAAGCTGCAAAAACAGCCGCCGCCGATGCTAGACAAAAACAATTAGAAGAAAGAGCTGCCATACTCGAAGCACGCAAAAAAGCTGCCGAAGACAACAAAAAAGCACAGGAAGAAAAAAGAAAGCAAATTTTAGCTGATAGAGAAGCCAAAAAAACTGGCACGGTTTCTGAAAGTACAGTAAAAGAGGAAACAAAGACCGAGGCTAAAACAACCGAAACAGTTAAAGACACAACAAAAACAGCGGCAGAAGAAGCCAAAGAAAAACAAGCAGAAGCAAGAGCAAAAACATTAGAAGAACGCAAAAAAATAATTGAAGATCGCAAAAAAGCACTAGAAGAAAGAAAACAAAAAGTGCTAGAAGCAAGAGAAGCAGCCAAAAAAGCAGCCGAAGAAAAAGTTAAAACAACAAAATAG